A region of Streptomyces sp. R44 DNA encodes the following proteins:
- a CDS encoding PP2C family protein-serine/threonine phosphatase: MTVGPHEDGDPDRSESFGEMLLGGLLDHAHALPPDRVGSALADAIARIGGREVQILLQDYGQQSLVPLAGGGLEDGEPLPIDGSAAGRCFLTSRPVEVPLADGVRVHVPLLDGGDQAGVLAVTLEAVDDDARRILRRLAALAADTMRTKNGYTDLFFRTRRSEPMSVAAEIQWSLLPPLAMTMPHVAVAGVLEPAYDVAGDSFDYALNGDVLHLAMIDAMGHGLDAATMATVAIGAYRHARRTSVELSEIYLFMDRAVAEQFAPDHFVTAQMMRLDTGTGRLQWVNAGHPAPMLIRDHRVVRRLDSPTTLPVGFGGDQPQVSEVTLAPGDRILCFTDGLIEEHETGQEEFGEDQLIDWVHRLDRADRGVRAVARDLSHTLRRARGETTTDDATLVLVEWRGRR; this comes from the coding sequence ATGACCGTCGGACCGCACGAGGACGGGGACCCCGACCGCTCGGAGAGCTTCGGGGAGATGCTGCTGGGCGGGCTCCTGGACCACGCCCACGCGTTGCCGCCCGACCGGGTCGGATCGGCCCTCGCCGACGCGATCGCCCGAATCGGGGGCCGCGAGGTACAGATCCTGCTCCAGGACTACGGGCAGCAGAGCCTGGTCCCCCTCGCCGGGGGCGGACTGGAGGACGGCGAGCCCCTGCCCATCGACGGTTCGGCGGCCGGCCGCTGCTTTCTCACCTCGCGCCCGGTCGAGGTGCCGCTGGCCGACGGGGTGCGGGTCCACGTCCCGCTGCTGGACGGCGGCGACCAGGCCGGCGTCCTGGCCGTCACCCTGGAGGCGGTCGACGACGACGCCCGCCGTATCCTGCGCAGGCTCGCGGCCCTGGCCGCCGACACGATGCGGACCAAGAACGGCTACACCGACCTCTTCTTCCGCACCCGTCGCAGCGAACCGATGAGCGTCGCCGCCGAGATCCAGTGGTCGCTCCTGCCGCCCCTGGCCATGACGATGCCCCACGTCGCGGTCGCCGGAGTCCTGGAACCCGCCTACGACGTGGCCGGCGACAGCTTCGACTACGCCCTGAACGGCGACGTCCTCCACCTCGCCATGATCGACGCCATGGGCCACGGCCTGGACGCGGCGACCATGGCGACCGTGGCCATCGGCGCGTACCGGCACGCCCGCCGGACCAGCGTCGAACTGTCGGAGATCTACCTCTTCATGGACCGGGCCGTCGCCGAGCAGTTCGCCCCCGACCACTTCGTCACTGCGCAGATGATGCGGCTCGACACCGGCACCGGCCGCCTCCAGTGGGTCAACGCCGGACACCCCGCCCCCATGCTGATCCGCGACCACCGCGTCGTACGCCGCCTCGACAGCCCCACCACCCTCCCCGTCGGCTTCGGCGGAGACCAGCCGCAGGTCAGCGAAGTGACGCTCGCGCCCGGGGACCGGATCCTCTGCTTCACCGACGGACTGATCGAGGAACACGAGACCGGGCAGGAGGAGTTCGGCGAGGACCAGCTGATCGACTGGGTCCACCGGTTGGACCGGGCCGACCGGGGCGTACGGGCCGTGGCACGCGACCTGTCCCACACGCTCAGACGGGCCCGCGGCGAGACCACCACCGACGACGCCACCCTCGTCCTCGTCGAGTGGCGCGGACGAAGGTGA
- a CDS encoding glycosyltransferase family 4 protein: protein MNSLASPAQEPMTATFLDLPAGSPGGSVELFLDLYTGEKPLIPARAFMLTPAGPGPRTPAGLELLSAGGKCLEGPAFGRYVAALRRALTAALDPSQIDVLHLHHLAFGATPALIRALPAHPRIALVHGTDLIFAEAHRDQLQALRATARAADAIVVPTGAMADHLLKLAPQTDRRKITHIPWGIPDRLLTHPPSRTARTSKSHLRLLYAGRLTAEKGAEALLRGVAPLQGVELSIAAPGAQFRALAPRLQRAGVRARYLGWLRRPQLWKTFAEHDVLVMPSTTLEAMGLVALEAQACGLPVLYQPVPGLSEALARSGLATDFTHPTALARDLDRLRTEPGLLPTLQQAGYANAARYPLSKTARELAGLGHQLT, encoded by the coding sequence ATGAACTCCCTCGCCAGTCCCGCCCAGGAACCGATGACCGCCACCTTCCTGGACCTGCCTGCCGGCAGCCCCGGCGGCAGCGTCGAACTCTTCCTCGACCTCTACACCGGCGAAAAGCCCCTCATCCCTGCGAGGGCCTTCATGCTCACCCCGGCCGGACCCGGCCCCCGAACGCCAGCCGGCCTCGAACTGCTCAGCGCGGGCGGCAAGTGCCTGGAGGGGCCGGCCTTCGGCCGCTACGTCGCCGCCCTGCGCAGGGCTCTGACGGCCGCGCTCGACCCCTCCCAGATCGACGTCCTCCACCTGCACCACCTCGCCTTCGGTGCCACCCCCGCCTTGATCCGGGCCCTGCCCGCGCACCCCCGCATCGCCCTGGTCCACGGCACCGACCTGATCTTCGCCGAAGCCCACCGCGACCAGCTCCAGGCCCTGCGGGCGACTGCCCGGGCCGCCGACGCCATCGTCGTCCCCACCGGCGCCATGGCCGACCACCTCCTCAAGCTCGCCCCGCAGACCGACCGCCGCAAGATCACCCACATCCCCTGGGGCATCCCCGACCGGCTCCTCACTCACCCGCCCAGCCGCACCGCCCGCACGTCCAAGAGCCACCTCCGCCTGCTGTACGCGGGTCGGCTGACCGCGGAGAAGGGCGCCGAGGCCCTGCTCCGGGGCGTGGCCCCGCTCCAGGGCGTCGAGCTGTCGATCGCCGCCCCCGGCGCCCAGTTCCGCGCGCTGGCCCCAAGGCTGCAACGAGCCGGGGTGAGGGCCCGTTATCTCGGCTGGCTCCGCCGTCCCCAGCTGTGGAAAACGTTCGCCGAGCACGACGTGCTCGTCATGCCATCCACGACCCTGGAGGCCATGGGCCTGGTCGCCCTGGAAGCCCAAGCCTGCGGCCTCCCCGTCCTCTACCAGCCCGTCCCCGGCCTCAGCGAAGCTCTCGCCCGCTCTGGGTTGGCCACGGACTTCACCCATCCCACCGCCCTCGCCCGGGACCTCGACCGCCTGCGAACCGAACCCGGCCTCCTCCCCACCCTGCAGCAGGCGGGATACGCCAACGCCGCCCGGTACCCCCTGTCGAAGACCGCCCGAGAACTGGCCGGCCTCGGCCACCAGCTCACCTGA
- a CDS encoding serine hydrolase domain-containing protein, translating to MAYRTDRIENLLSEGVRDKVYPGAVWAVGDSGGVRASGATGVLEPDEPDVRMRPDTVFDAASLTKILAVWASIGALWEDSVLDLDAPLGTFWDEVTGHPLGAVSARQLLTHTAGLPLRAQLKNLYGTDPAGIRRGVLHEALNQPPGEAVEYTDRAALILGYLAEHLSGQPLDQLCETRTWHPLGMDSTRFGPLPADIASRCAPTELDQDTGTHLKGTAHDFSARLLGGVCGIAGTFTVLDDLAVFLRYMLDHTTAPGEAGFGAEWSAHSVTVQTGGLQPERGLFWHPAPGTTDEQDVWVHYGFTGTGMWISPTQDRWAVLLTNKLYYTRDRQPLTDVRNAFRELAFA from the coding sequence ATGGCGTACCGCACCGACCGCATCGAGAACCTTCTGAGCGAAGGCGTCCGCGACAAGGTCTACCCGGGTGCGGTGTGGGCCGTCGGCGACTCCGGCGGAGTCCGGGCGTCGGGTGCCACCGGGGTCCTGGAGCCCGACGAACCGGACGTGAGGATGCGGCCGGACACTGTCTTCGACGCTGCCAGCCTCACCAAGATCCTCGCTGTCTGGGCCTCCATCGGCGCCCTGTGGGAGGACAGCGTCCTCGACCTCGACGCCCCGCTCGGCACCTTCTGGGACGAGGTCACCGGCCACCCCCTCGGGGCCGTAAGCGCCCGCCAGCTCCTGACCCACACCGCCGGCCTCCCCCTCCGGGCCCAGCTGAAGAACCTCTACGGCACCGACCCCGCCGGCATCCGCCGCGGAGTCCTGCACGAAGCCCTCAACCAGCCACCCGGCGAAGCCGTCGAGTACACCGACCGGGCCGCCCTCATCCTCGGCTACCTCGCCGAGCACCTCTCCGGCCAACCTCTCGATCAGCTCTGCGAGACGAGGACCTGGCACCCACTGGGCATGGACTCGACCCGGTTCGGCCCGCTGCCGGCCGACATCGCGTCCCGATGCGCTCCCACCGAACTGGACCAGGACACCGGCACCCACCTCAAGGGCACCGCACACGACTTCTCCGCCCGGCTCCTCGGCGGAGTCTGCGGCATCGCCGGCACCTTCACCGTCCTCGACGACTTGGCCGTCTTCCTGCGCTACATGCTCGACCACACCACGGCCCCCGGCGAGGCCGGCTTCGGTGCCGAGTGGAGCGCCCACTCCGTCACCGTGCAGACCGGCGGCCTCCAGCCCGAGCGCGGCCTGTTCTGGCATCCGGCGCCCGGCACCACCGACGAACAGGACGTCTGGGTCCACTACGGCTTCACCGGCACCGGCATGTGGATCTCCCCCACCCAGGACCGGTGGGCGGTGCTACTGACCAACAAGCTCTACTACACCCGCGACCGCCAGCCGCTGACCGATGTCCGCAACGCCTTCCGCGAGTTGGCGTTCGCCTGA
- a CDS encoding DUF5994 family protein: MTDTGIPHTPSRLLPDEVHRAVGPGTALLRLETTGSRQSLLDGAWWPRSRDVEREIPPLITALTEHLGPITRVGLDASAWNDIPTRLTVDDRVVHLDSFPVGDDTVLITRGDNDHFSLMVVPPATTPEAARRAMARAVHADNVTQAAEILLAELPHAAAPSIGTALDNEEGPSR; this comes from the coding sequence ATGACCGACACAGGCATTCCCCACACGCCGTCACGCCTCCTGCCGGACGAGGTCCACCGGGCCGTCGGACCGGGCACCGCGCTGCTCCGGCTGGAGACGACGGGGTCCCGGCAGAGCCTCCTCGACGGCGCCTGGTGGCCGCGCTCGCGTGACGTCGAGCGGGAGATCCCCCCGCTGATCACCGCCCTGACCGAACACCTCGGGCCCATCACCCGAGTCGGCCTGGACGCCTCCGCCTGGAACGACATCCCCACTCGCCTGACCGTCGACGACCGGGTCGTGCACCTCGACTCCTTCCCCGTCGGCGACGACACCGTCCTGATCACCCGCGGCGACAACGACCACTTCTCCCTCATGGTCGTCCCGCCCGCCACCACGCCCGAGGCCGCCCGCAGGGCCATGGCACGCGCCGTCCACGCCGACAACGTCACCCAGGCCGCCGAGATCCTCCTCGCCGAACTCCCCCACGCCGCAGCCCCGTCGATCGGCACCGCCCTGGACAACGAAGAAGGTCCAAGTCGCTGA